In Caloramator mitchellensis, the genomic window CTGAAATATTAAAAGTTGATAGTAGAAAAACCGTGATTAATCTATTTGATAAAAGATTAAATAAAATTTTAAAGGAAAATGAGCTTATAAAGGAGTATATTCAAAGAAGTATTTATGAAGAAGAACTTTACAAACAGTATACATATGTAGCAGGAATAGATGAGGTAGGAAGAGGCCCTCTTGCAGGACCAGTTTATGCAGCTGTTGTTATACTGGATAAAAATAAAAGAATTCTAGGAATAAAAGATTCTAAAAAGTTATCCGAAAAGGCAAGAGAAAAGATATACTGCGAGATAATTGAAAAATCAGTGGATTATTCAATTGGAATTGCATCTCAAAGTGAAATAGACGAGTTAAACATACTAATTGCTACTAAATTGGCTATGATAAGAGCGATTGAAAATCTAAAAATAAAACCTGACTATTTGCTAATAGATGCAGTTAAACTAGATGTTGAAATTCCTCAAAAGGCAATAATTAAAGGTGATGATTTATCAGTTTCAATTGGAGCTGCATCGATAATTGCAAAGGTAGAAAGAGATAGGTTTATGAAGTTTATATCTGAAAAGTATCCAGAATATAAATTTGACGAAAACAAAGGATATGGAACAAAGGAGCATATTGAAGCTTTAAAAAAATTTGGACCATGTGAATTACATAGAAAAAGTTTTATTAAAAACTTATAGGGTGGTTATATGTTTAATAAAAAGGACATGGGTAAAATTGGAGAGGACTTGGCTGCAAAGCATTTGACAAGAAACGGATATACTATAATACAGAAGAACTTTAGAACAAAATTTGGCGAAATTGATATAATTGCACGCGACGGTAAATTCCTGGTTTTTGTTGAAGTTAAGACAAGAAGAAGCATTGAATTTGGATATCCGAGAGAAGCCGTAGACTGGTATAAGCAAATAAGAATTAAAAACTTGGCAAATCTTTATCTGGCTAAAAAGAAACAATTCAATGAATACATTAGATTTGATGTTGTAGAAATAATATTAAATGAGCAAAATGATGCGAAATCTATATTTTTAATCAAAAATGCATTTGAATAATTATGACTGCTTAGCAGTCTTTTTTTTTGTTTAAAACTATGTTAAATGGCAATAATTGTTATGTGAGGTGATTTTATGCTAAGTAAAATTAATTCAATAACTTTAGTAGGAATAGAAGGATATGAAGTAGAGGTAGAAGTGGAGGTTCAAGGTGGGTTACCATATTTTGCAATGGTAGGGCTTCCAGATGTTGTTGTAAAAGAATCAAAGGAGAGAGTAAAAGCAGCGATAAAAAATTCTAACTTCTTGTTAGAGCCTGGTAGAATTATAGTTAATTTTGCACCAGCTGATTTAAAAAAGGAAGGAACTCACTTGGATTTAGCAGTTGCAGTTGGAATATTATGTTGTATTGGTGAAATAAATTATGTTAAAACGAGGGGATGTGTTTTTATTGGCGAGCTGTCGCTTAATGGGGAAGTAAGAGGGGTTAGAGGAATATTGCCCATGTTATTAGAGGCAAGAGGAAAGTTCAAAAGAGCTTTTATACCTTATGAAAATCAATTTGAAGTAAGTTTTATAGATGATATAGAAATATTTCCTATTTCAAACCTTAATGAAGTTGCGGATACAATAAACAACGATTTGCCGCCACAGAGGACATACATTGATAATTTTAATAAGAATGACATTCAGGATTTAGACTTCAATGAAGTAAAGGGGCAAAAATATGTTAAAAGGGCAATTGAAGTTGCAGTAAGTGGAGGACACAATATATTGCTTATAGGACCTCCAGGCAGTGGCAAAAGCATGATTGCGCAGAGAGTTCCGACGATACTGCCAGAATTATCGCTTGAAGAATCTGTTGAAGTAACAAAAATATACAGCGTAGCCGGACTATTAAAGGATAAGGGTAGGTTAATAAATAATCCGCCTTTTAGAGGCCCACATCACAGCGTATCTGCAGCTTCATTTGTTGGTGGAGGCAGTAATCCTATGCCAGGAGAAGTTTCATTAGCTCATAATGGGGTTTTATTTTTAGACGAACTTCCTGAGTTTAGAAGGGATGTTTTAGAGGCATTGAGGCAGCCAATAGAGGACGGCAAGGTAACGATATCGAGGGTAAAAGGCAAGTATACATATCCAGCAAGGTTTATGATTATAGCAAGCATGAATCCCTGCCCATGTGGATATTATGGCTATCCAATAAAAGAGTGTCACTGTAGTGAAAATCAAATAAGGGGCTATTTGAATAAAATTTCAGGACCATTGTTAGACAGACTGGATTTACATATCTCAGTTGAACCTGTTTCGTTTATAGAGTTAAACAGAGAAAAAGATGAAGAGTCTTCACTAAAAATAAGAGAAAGAGTTACAAAAGCCAGAAAAATTCAACTTGAAAGGTTTAAAGATGAAGGGATTTTTTGTAATTCACAAATGAAGCCAAAGCATATTAAAAAATATTGCAAACTTGATGAAAAAGCTAGCAAATTATTAGAAATAGCCTTTAAAAACCTTGCTCTTACATCAAGAGGTTATTCTAAAATATTAAAAATTTCAAGGACCATTGCCGACATGGATTCGAGTGAAAAAATATGTGAAAAGCATATTGCTGAAGCTATACAATATAGAAATATGGACAAAAGATTCTGGAGATAGGGTGATAAAATGAATGAGTTATTATATAAAATTTGGTTTTTTAATTTAAAGATTACGGATAGAGATAAGCTCGATTTGTTAAAATTAGGTTTGAAACCACATGAAATTTACAATCTTACTTTAATTGAAATGACAAACATGGGAATAAATTTAAATGTAGCTACACAAATTATTGAATCAAAAAAAGAAAAATTGATTAAAGATACTGCTTTATATTTAACTGAAAATGATATTAATTTAGTTTTATACGATGAAATTGGTTACCCGGAGAGGCTAAAAAATATATACGACCCACCAATAGGATTGTTTATTAAGGGAGAAATTAATGAAAAACTTCCAAGTATTGCAATCGTTGGGTCAAGAAAGGCAAGCGATTATGGGCTTACTGTTGCATATAAATTTTCTTATGAGCTTAGCAAGGCGGGAATAGTGATTATTAGTGGTCTTGCTAAAGGGATTGATGCTGCAAGCCATTATGGGGCGGTTGATGCAGATGGATTAACGATAGCTGTTATGGGAAGCGGATTTAAGAATATTTATCCGAGAGAAAATATTAATCTATTAAGTAAAATAATCAAGAAAGGAGCTGTAGTTTCTGAATTTTTACCCGATGAAAAACCTTTAGCTCATAATTTCCCTAGAAGGAATAGAATTATCAGCGGGCTTTCTGATTACGTCTTGGTCGTAGAGGCTGGAGAAAGAAGCGGTTCATTAATAACTGCTAATATCGCACTTGAGCAAGGTAAGGATGTATTTGCAGTTCCAGGTAACATATTCAGCGTAAACAGCATTGGAACAAATAATTTAATAAAGGATGGGGCTAAACTAGTATCAACAATTGAAGATATATTGGAGGAATACGGAATAGTATTGCATAATAATGCCTTAGCTGGATATAATGAATTAGAATTGTCGATATTAAATAAATTAAAAATAGGTGGAATGACGGTTGAAAATATTGTTGAGAGCTTAAGTTTTGCTTCTGATGAAGTGCTTGCTGCTATAAGTAAGCTTGAATGTATGGGCATACTTAAAAGGACTTTCGGAAATTTTATAATACTTAATAACATTTAGAATAAATTTTATGACAATATGTATAAATTAATTGTAGAAAAATAATCAGATTTTTGTTATAATTCTACAAGTCGCCTATAAGTTTATTTTTGGAGGTGAAAAAATGGCGCAATCGTTGGTTATAGTTGAATCACCTGCCAAGGCAAAAACAATAAGCAAGTTTTTGGGCAAAAATTATAAAGTTAAAGCTTCGATGGGGCATGTAAGGGACCTACCTAAAAGTCAGCTCGGCGTAGAGATAGATAATGATTATAAGCCTAAATATATAACTATTAGGGGTAAGGGTGATTTGATTAATGAACTTAAGAAGGAAGCCAAAAAGTCAAATAAAGTATACATTGCAACTGACCCCGATAGAGAGGGAGAAGCTATTTCATGGCATATTGCTAATATACTTGGGATTAATTTGAGCGATAAATGTAGAATAGAATTTCATGAAATTACCAAAAATGCAGTTACAAACGCTATAAAAAATCCAAGAACGATTAATAAAAACCTTGTTGATGCTCAACAGGCAAGAAGAGTCCTAGATAGATTAGTGGGTTATGAAATAAGTCCTGTTCTATGGAGAAAAATAAAGTGGGGATTAAGCGCTGGAAGAGTTCAATCTGTTGCTGTCAGGTTGATTTGTGATAGAGAAAATGAGATAAAAAGTTTTGTTCCAGAAGAATATTGGAGCATCACAGCTTACTTAAAAAACAATAATAAAGAAATAGAAGCCAAGCTCATTTCAAAAGGAAAAGAAAAAATAAAGATAAATAGTGAACATTTGGCAAAGGAAATTGTAAAAACGCTGAAGAATAAAAAATTTACTGTTGAGGATGTAAAAAAACAAGAAAAAAAGAAAAATCCCCCTCCACCCTTCATAACTAGTTCACTTCAACAGGAAGCCTATAGAAAATTGAATTTTAGCACCAAAAAGACAATGTCGATAGCCCAACAGTTGTATGAGGGGATTGATCTAAAAAAAGAAGGGACAGTTGGTTTAATTACGTATATGAGAACTGATTCGGTAAGAATTTCCGATGAAGCTAAAAAAATGGCAAGAGATTTTATAGCAAAAACTTATGGAAAAAGTTACTTACCAAATTACGAAAGACAGTTTAAGACTAAAGGTGCTGCACAGGATGCACATGAGGCTATAAGGCCTACATATGTCGAAAAAACCCCGGAATCTATAAAGGATTCACTTACTAATGACCAATTTAAACTTTATAAGTTGATATGGGATAGATTCATTGCAAGTCAAATGGCTGATGCAATTTATGATACAGTTACAATTGATTTTAGTGCAGAAGATTTTATTTTTAGAGCAAATGGAAGTATTCTTAAGTTTTCTGGATTTTTAGCTGTATATAAAACAGGCGAAGAAGAAGAAGATAAACTGTTGCCTGAGGTAGAGAAAGGCGAAATTTTTGATGCAAAAAAGATAGATCCAAAACAACATTTTACTCAGCCTCCTTCAAGATTTACTGAAGCTACACTTGTTAAAGCTTTGGAAGAATACGGTATAGGAAGACCTTCAACATATGCTCCTATTATTACTACAATATTAGATAGAGGTTATGTAGAGAGAGAAAAGAAAAACTTAAAACCTACAGAACTTGGGGAGATAGTAACCGAGCTAATGAAGGAATATTTTTCTAATATAGTAGACGTTGATTTTACAGCAGAAATGGAAAGTAAGCTGGATAAAATCGAGGAGGGCGACGAAAATTGGGTAAAGGTCATTGACGAATTTTATAGACCTCTAAAGGAAAAAATAGCAGTTGCTGAAGAAAAAATTGGAAAGATAACTATAGAAGAGCCAGTAGAGGAAACAGATATAATATGCGAAAAATGCGGAAGAAATATGGTTATTAAAAAGGGCAGGTTTGGTAAATTTCTCGCGTGCCCAGGATATCCCGAATGTAAAAACACAAAGCCATTGGTAGATGAATTGGATGTTCCATGCCCAATATGTGGCGGCAAAATAGTAGTAAGAAAGGGTAAGAGTGGTAAGACATTTTATGGCTGCGGCAATTATCCAGAATGCAATTTTGCAAGTTGGGATAAGCCAACAAACAAGAAATGCCCAAAGTGCGGGAAGATGCTTTTTGAAAAAAGCATAAAGGGAAAAACGAATCTTGTATGTCACGACAAAAATTGTGGATACAAAGAGTAATGCATGAATACTTGATAAAAATGAATTTTTATGATATATTAGTCTTAATTGTTGAAACAATTAAGACTATTCAAAATTTTTTAACAAATTATTTTTTAAAAATTTATAATTTTTTAACAAAAAGTTAATAAAAAAAGTTGAGGAAGGTGCTAAAATGTTTAAGGCAACTACTATTGTTGCAGTAAAAATAAATGATTTTGTTGCAATCGCAGGTGATGGGCAGGTAACATTTGGAGAAAATACTATTATAAAGAGCACAGCAAAAAAGATTAAGAAGATTTATAATGATAGCGTCCTAATTGGATTTGCGGGCTCAGTTGCAGATGCATTTGCTTTGTCCGAAAGATTTGAAGAAAAGCTTGAACAGCATAATGGGAATATAAGAAAGGCAGCAGTAGATTTAGCTGGATATTGGAGAAGTGATAAAGTGCTTAGAAAATTAGAAGCACTAATGATTGCAGCCAATAAAGATACACTTTTAATAATTTCGGGCAATGGAGAAGTAATTGAACCTGATGATGGTATTGCAGCAATTGGCTCAGGAGGCATGTATGCATTAGCAGCTGCAAGAGCATTAAAAAGAAAATCTACTCTAAATCCAGAGGATATTGCTAAAGAAGCTCTATTAATAGCTTCAGAAATATGTGTATATACTAATAGTAATATTTCTGTAGAAAAGCTCTAATTATCCCTAAAGGGGGAGTATAAATGAACAATATGACGCCAAAAGAAATCGTCAAAGAGTTAGACAAATTTATCGTTGGACAAGATGATGCAAAAAAGAAGGTAGCGATAGCTCTAAGAAATAGATATAGAAGAAGGCAGCTTGTAGGTGAATTAAAGGAAGATGTGATACCTAAAAACATATTAATGATAGGTCCAACTGGCGTTGGAAAAACAGAAATTGCACGCAGGCTTGCTAAGCTTGTGAAAGCTCCTTTTGTAAAAGTTGAAGCAACAAAATTTACTGAAGTAGGATATGTGGGAAGAGATGTAGACTCGATTATAAGAGATTTAGTTGAGGAATCGATTAGACTAATTAAAGAAGAAAAAATGAATGAAGTTAGAGAAAAGGCAAGAATTATCGCAAAAGATAAGATTATTGAAGTTCTATCTCCAAATCCAAAAAAGAAAAATCAAAATAAAAATCCATTTGAATTCTTATTTGGAGTTCAAACTGAAAGACAGAATGAAGATGAAAATATCAACGAAGATGATTTGGAACTTAAAAGACAACAGATAAGAAAACAGCTTGAAGATGGGTTGTTAGATGAAATGATGGTTGAAATTGAGGTAGAAGATGCTTCTTTAATGCCAATCGAAGCAATAGCAGGGACCTCCATAGAAGATATTAATATGAATTTAAGCGAATTATTTGGAGGCATATTCCCCAAAAAGAAAAAAAGCAAAAAGGTAACAATTAAGGATGCTATTAAAATT contains:
- a CDS encoding ribonuclease HII gives rise to the protein MLRVDEIKVMIDKCISIEELNNLKSEILKVDSRKTVINLFDKRLNKILKENELIKEYIQRSIYEEELYKQYTYVAGIDEVGRGPLAGPVYAAVVILDKNKRILGIKDSKKLSEKAREKIYCEIIEKSVDYSIGIASQSEIDELNILIATKLAMIRAIENLKIKPDYLLIDAVKLDVEIPQKAIIKGDDLSVSIGAASIIAKVERDRFMKFISEKYPEYKFDENKGYGTKEHIEALKKFGPCELHRKSFIKNL
- a CDS encoding YraN family protein, producing the protein MFNKKDMGKIGEDLAAKHLTRNGYTIIQKNFRTKFGEIDIIARDGKFLVFVEVKTRRSIEFGYPREAVDWYKQIRIKNLANLYLAKKKQFNEYIRFDVVEIILNEQNDAKSIFLIKNAFE
- a CDS encoding YifB family Mg chelatase-like AAA ATPase, with protein sequence MLSKINSITLVGIEGYEVEVEVEVQGGLPYFAMVGLPDVVVKESKERVKAAIKNSNFLLEPGRIIVNFAPADLKKEGTHLDLAVAVGILCCIGEINYVKTRGCVFIGELSLNGEVRGVRGILPMLLEARGKFKRAFIPYENQFEVSFIDDIEIFPISNLNEVADTINNDLPPQRTYIDNFNKNDIQDLDFNEVKGQKYVKRAIEVAVSGGHNILLIGPPGSGKSMIAQRVPTILPELSLEESVEVTKIYSVAGLLKDKGRLINNPPFRGPHHSVSAASFVGGGSNPMPGEVSLAHNGVLFLDELPEFRRDVLEALRQPIEDGKVTISRVKGKYTYPARFMIIASMNPCPCGYYGYPIKECHCSENQIRGYLNKISGPLLDRLDLHISVEPVSFIELNREKDEESSLKIRERVTKARKIQLERFKDEGIFCNSQMKPKHIKKYCKLDEKASKLLEIAFKNLALTSRGYSKILKISRTIADMDSSEKICEKHIAEAIQYRNMDKRFWR
- the dprA gene encoding DNA-processing protein DprA gives rise to the protein MNELLYKIWFFNLKITDRDKLDLLKLGLKPHEIYNLTLIEMTNMGINLNVATQIIESKKEKLIKDTALYLTENDINLVLYDEIGYPERLKNIYDPPIGLFIKGEINEKLPSIAIVGSRKASDYGLTVAYKFSYELSKAGIVIISGLAKGIDAASHYGAVDADGLTIAVMGSGFKNIYPRENINLLSKIIKKGAVVSEFLPDEKPLAHNFPRRNRIISGLSDYVLVVEAGERSGSLITANIALEQGKDVFAVPGNIFSVNSIGTNNLIKDGAKLVSTIEDILEEYGIVLHNNALAGYNELELSILNKLKIGGMTVENIVESLSFASDEVLAAISKLECMGILKRTFGNFIILNNI
- the topA gene encoding type I DNA topoisomerase; the encoded protein is MAQSLVIVESPAKAKTISKFLGKNYKVKASMGHVRDLPKSQLGVEIDNDYKPKYITIRGKGDLINELKKEAKKSNKVYIATDPDREGEAISWHIANILGINLSDKCRIEFHEITKNAVTNAIKNPRTINKNLVDAQQARRVLDRLVGYEISPVLWRKIKWGLSAGRVQSVAVRLICDRENEIKSFVPEEYWSITAYLKNNNKEIEAKLISKGKEKIKINSEHLAKEIVKTLKNKKFTVEDVKKQEKKKNPPPPFITSSLQQEAYRKLNFSTKKTMSIAQQLYEGIDLKKEGTVGLITYMRTDSVRISDEAKKMARDFIAKTYGKSYLPNYERQFKTKGAAQDAHEAIRPTYVEKTPESIKDSLTNDQFKLYKLIWDRFIASQMADAIYDTVTIDFSAEDFIFRANGSILKFSGFLAVYKTGEEEEDKLLPEVEKGEIFDAKKIDPKQHFTQPPSRFTEATLVKALEEYGIGRPSTYAPIITTILDRGYVEREKKNLKPTELGEIVTELMKEYFSNIVDVDFTAEMESKLDKIEEGDENWVKVIDEFYRPLKEKIAVAEEKIGKITIEEPVEETDIICEKCGRNMVIKKGRFGKFLACPGYPECKNTKPLVDELDVPCPICGGKIVVRKGKSGKTFYGCGNYPECNFASWDKPTNKKCPKCGKMLFEKSIKGKTNLVCHDKNCGYKE
- the hslV gene encoding ATP-dependent protease subunit HslV; the encoded protein is MFKATTIVAVKINDFVAIAGDGQVTFGENTIIKSTAKKIKKIYNDSVLIGFAGSVADAFALSERFEEKLEQHNGNIRKAAVDLAGYWRSDKVLRKLEALMIAANKDTLLIISGNGEVIEPDDGIAAIGSGGMYALAAARALKRKSTLNPEDIAKEALLIASEICVYTNSNISVEKL
- the hslU gene encoding ATP-dependent protease ATPase subunit HslU, encoding MNNMTPKEIVKELDKFIVGQDDAKKKVAIALRNRYRRRQLVGELKEDVIPKNILMIGPTGVGKTEIARRLAKLVKAPFVKVEATKFTEVGYVGRDVDSIIRDLVEESIRLIKEEKMNEVREKARIIAKDKIIEVLSPNPKKKNQNKNPFEFLFGVQTERQNEDENINEDDLELKRQQIRKQLEDGLLDEMMVEIEVEDASLMPIEAIAGTSIEDINMNLSELFGGIFPKKKKSKKVTIKDAIKIFEQEEAAKLIDMDLVYTEAKKRAEEDGIVFIDEIDKIAGKNKGHGPDVSREGVQRDILPIVEGSTVNTKYGPVKTDHILFIAAGAFHVSKVSDLIPELQGRFPVKVELKALTKEDFKEILSKPKNALIKQYVELLKTDGVCIEFTDDGIDEIAEVAYILNLQNENIGARRLHTVLEEVLMDVSFEAPEGPKNVTIDKNYVKDKLKTVYKHVDTSKYII